From a region of the Roseivirga sp. 4D4 genome:
- a CDS encoding sensor histidine kinase codes for MRKKRLYWTLQILGWGIYFFVNFITMSINPQNLDEATMRISRIEVMIHSPLLLMCSHFILREIIIKRGWLQINIARVIPRILGIIGLSSLIVVVLSFALYGLVGALTVGPALPTDILFAFITFVILYVIWSTVYFLYHFLETNTRSLKYEAAMNEMHLNQLKSQLNPHFIFNALNSMRALVDEEPSKAKIAITQLSNILRNSLITDKKRVVSFGDELNTVKDYLALESIRFEERLEVSYQIDPKSDGYEIPPMMVQTLVENAIKHGVSNLMKGGLIEIQSIVEHSILILKIRNSGQLVNGQVKRGGRKGVGLINTKERLKLIYGEAASFRIYNENNKFVVTEVKIPQRI; via the coding sequence ATGAGAAAAAAGCGGCTCTACTGGACACTTCAAATATTGGGTTGGGGAATTTATTTCTTCGTCAACTTCATTACTATGTCCATTAATCCACAAAATCTGGATGAGGCAACCATGCGTATCTCAAGAATTGAGGTGATGATTCACTCTCCTCTTTTGCTCATGTGCTCTCATTTTATTCTAAGAGAGATCATCATAAAGCGGGGTTGGCTGCAAATCAACATCGCAAGAGTAATACCCAGGATCCTTGGCATAATCGGACTCTCCTCTTTAATTGTTGTAGTTCTTTCCTTTGCCCTTTATGGTCTAGTAGGAGCCCTTACTGTAGGACCTGCTTTGCCCACTGATATACTGTTTGCCTTCATCACCTTTGTGATTCTATATGTGATTTGGTCGACCGTCTATTTCCTATACCATTTTCTAGAAACTAACACCAGATCACTCAAGTATGAGGCTGCCATGAATGAAATGCACCTCAATCAGTTAAAATCGCAATTGAATCCACACTTTATTTTCAATGCGCTTAATAGTATGAGAGCTTTGGTAGATGAAGAGCCCAGCAAGGCTAAGATTGCTATAACTCAGTTGTCGAACATTCTCAGGAACTCACTGATTACGGATAAGAAAAGGGTGGTCAGTTTTGGTGATGAGTTAAATACTGTGAAAGACTATCTAGCACTAGAAAGTATAAGGTTTGAAGAACGACTTGAAGTGAGCTACCAGATAGACCCTAAATCTGATGGCTATGAAATTCCTCCCATGATGGTCCAGACGCTCGTTGAAAATGCAATCAAACATGGTGTTTCTAACCTGATGAAAGGTGGCCTTATTGAAATTCAGTCCATTGTGGAACACTCCATTCTGATCTTGAAAATTAGGAATAGCGGACAACTCGTCAATGGGCAAGTAAAAAGAGGTGGCCGAAAGGGCGTAGGCCTAATTAATACCAAGGAAAGACTAAAACTGATCTACGGAGAGGCTGCGTCATTTCGTATTTACAATGAAAATAATAAGTTTGTTGTGACTGAGGTGAAAATACCCCAGCGCATTTAA
- a CDS encoding DM13 domain-containing protein — MKIISTFLIFISLSFLNQQEVVYQGEFDNYSRWTTFEGSWKIVKSGDSHQVVFGDDFNAKKAPDLKIFLSKADFDDIESKNALKDGDPVFVAKLTAYKGAATYDIPSTIDLSQYKTIIVHCEEYTKLWGGSPLK, encoded by the coding sequence ATGAAGATCATATCGACATTTTTAATATTCATATCCCTGTCATTTCTGAATCAGCAGGAAGTGGTTTATCAAGGAGAGTTTGACAACTACAGCCGATGGACAACTTTTGAAGGCAGTTGGAAAATTGTAAAGTCAGGAGATAGTCATCAGGTGGTTTTTGGAGATGACTTTAATGCAAAGAAGGCCCCGGACCTGAAGATTTTCTTATCCAAAGCGGACTTTGACGATATTGAAAGTAAGAATGCATTAAAGGACGGTGACCCAGTGTTTGTGGCCAAGCTTACGGCATATAAAGGTGCTGCTACTTACGACATTCCATCTACAATCGATCTTAGTCAGTACAAAACGATCATTGTTCATTGCGAAGAGTACACTAAGCTCTGGGGAGGATCACCACTTAAATAG
- a CDS encoding 1-aminocyclopropane-1-carboxylate deaminase/D-cysteine desulfhydrase, with protein MPSPVQEIKEELFKEKGVQVFIKREDLNHPTAPGNKWRKLKYNLEEAKRQGHDTLLTFGGAYSNHIYAVAGVGKAHGFKTIGVIRGEETLPLNDTLSYAASCGMRIHYLNRTQYRDKDSANVKQTLQYEFGDFYTIPEGGTNNLAIKGCTEIISELEEDYSHYCLSVGTGGTICGIIQGLGGSGSILGFSSLKGSFLTAEVEKLNSEYVDTVFANWQINNDFHFGGYAKVKPELLKFTSDFESRHQILLDPVYTGKAMYGLYQLIHNGHFKSGDQILFIHTGGLQGRKGFGL; from the coding sequence ATGCCCTCTCCAGTTCAGGAAATTAAGGAAGAGCTCTTCAAAGAGAAGGGGGTTCAAGTCTTTATAAAGCGCGAAGACCTCAACCACCCCACGGCACCTGGAAACAAGTGGCGGAAGCTTAAGTATAATTTAGAGGAAGCTAAGCGCCAAGGACATGATACACTGCTCACTTTTGGCGGTGCTTATTCAAACCATATCTATGCCGTGGCTGGGGTAGGTAAAGCTCATGGTTTTAAGACAATCGGAGTCATTCGTGGTGAAGAAACGCTACCATTGAATGACACCCTCAGCTATGCTGCTTCTTGTGGTATGAGAATACACTACTTAAATAGGACTCAGTATCGGGACAAAGATTCAGCCAATGTAAAGCAAACATTACAATATGAGTTTGGTGATTTCTATACTATACCTGAAGGTGGCACCAACAATTTGGCCATCAAGGGTTGTACAGAAATCATCTCTGAATTAGAAGAAGACTACAGCCACTACTGCCTCTCCGTAGGCACTGGGGGCACCATATGTGGAATTATTCAAGGCTTAGGGGGAAGTGGCAGTATTCTAGGCTTTTCTTCTCTGAAAGGCTCTTTTCTGACTGCTGAAGTCGAAAAACTCAACTCGGAATACGTTGATACCGTTTTTGCTAACTGGCAGATTAATAACGATTTTCACTTCGGAGGATATGCCAAAGTCAAGCCTGAATTGCTCAAGTTTACGTCAGACTTCGAAAGCAGGCATCAGATATTGCTCGACCCTGTCTATACCGGGAAAGCTATGTATGGCCTTTATCAACTTATCCACAATGGCCATTTCAAATCTGGAGATCAGATTCTCTTTATCCATACTGGTGGATTACAGGGCAGAAAAGGCTTCGGCTTATAG
- a CDS encoding NAD(P)/FAD-dependent oxidoreductase produces the protein MSTFQHLHLEIPRCEKPRVVVIGGGFAGVQLVKSLRKLPYQVVLLDRHNYHTFQPLLYQVATAGLEPDSIAGALRQLFEKHEDFYFRMARVTGIDLEKKCIKTLVGELDYDMLVIANGSKTNYFGDKKMYERTFPMKQVPQALDLRSHMLQNFEQTVMSPDPDEQDRLTNFVIVGGGPTGVEVAGALGELKKHVLPKDYPDIDFDIMKLHLVDGGPRLLAGMSQKSSDKAMEYLKEFGVDVRTDTRLADYDGKDVTLTDGTVIPAKTVIWAAGVTGNIIDGLPEGTVERGRILVNEFNQLKGYEDVYAIGDIAMMKTKDYPNGFPMVAPVAMQQAEYLGKNLKRKIKDKPFVPFKYKDKGSMATIGRNRAVVDLPKFHFGGFVAWLVWMFVHLMSIVGFRNRLVVLSNWVWNYMTYDRGTRLIIRTFLRNHKYKHGDTL, from the coding sequence ATGTCTACCTTTCAACATTTGCACCTTGAAATTCCAAGGTGTGAAAAGCCAAGAGTCGTTGTAATTGGCGGTGGATTTGCCGGAGTCCAATTGGTCAAATCCCTTCGAAAACTCCCTTATCAAGTAGTACTTCTCGATCGGCATAACTATCATACTTTTCAGCCGCTACTTTACCAGGTGGCGACCGCGGGTCTTGAGCCCGATTCGATTGCTGGTGCTCTCAGACAGCTCTTTGAAAAGCATGAGGACTTCTATTTCAGAATGGCCAGGGTTACGGGGATAGACTTGGAAAAGAAGTGTATTAAGACACTTGTCGGAGAACTCGACTACGACATGTTGGTGATCGCCAACGGCTCTAAGACGAATTACTTTGGAGATAAGAAAATGTATGAGCGGACCTTCCCTATGAAACAGGTTCCTCAGGCACTCGATCTTCGAAGCCACATGCTGCAAAACTTTGAGCAAACCGTAATGTCACCAGACCCCGATGAGCAGGATCGCTTAACCAATTTTGTTATTGTTGGAGGAGGACCGACAGGCGTAGAGGTTGCCGGAGCACTGGGTGAGCTCAAAAAGCATGTACTCCCTAAAGATTACCCTGATATTGATTTTGACATAATGAAACTCCATTTGGTTGATGGCGGACCAAGGCTCTTAGCAGGCATGTCTCAAAAGTCGAGCGACAAGGCCATGGAGTACTTAAAAGAGTTCGGGGTCGATGTAAGAACGGACACAAGGTTGGCAGACTATGATGGGAAGGATGTAACACTTACAGATGGTACCGTTATACCTGCCAAAACAGTCATCTGGGCTGCAGGAGTAACCGGAAATATTATTGATGGCCTGCCCGAAGGTACTGTCGAACGTGGTCGTATCCTTGTCAATGAGTTCAACCAGTTGAAAGGTTATGAAGATGTTTATGCCATTGGAGACATCGCCATGATGAAGACAAAGGACTATCCAAATGGGTTTCCAATGGTGGCACCCGTAGCCATGCAACAAGCCGAATACTTAGGCAAAAACCTAAAGCGAAAAATTAAGGACAAGCCGTTTGTTCCTTTTAAATACAAAGACAAGGGATCGATGGCTACGATAGGAAGAAACCGTGCGGTGGTAGATTTACCAAAGTTTCATTTTGGAGGTTTTGTTGCCTGGCTGGTTTGGATGTTTGTTCACCTGATGTCTATTGTGGGCTTCAGAAACCGCCTGGTTGTGCTAAGTAATTGGGTTTGGAACTACATGACCTACGATCGGGGTACACGACTCATCATCAGAACTTTTCTCCGGAACCATAAATACAAGCACGGAGATACCCTTTAG
- a CDS encoding LytR/AlgR family response regulator transcription factor has translation MRALIIDDERLARKELTNLLQEYPEIEIVGEAVNAEDAEEKIQSLQPDLLFLDIQMPGKTGFELLETLDSVPDVVFTTAYDEYALKAFDFNALDYLLKPIEPDRLKETITKLINRPKKEAVAEVVSDQKLGPQDRVFVKDGDKCWFVKLENIRLFESDGNYIKIYFDNFKPMIHKSLNALDEKLDDRSFFRASRKHIINLTWVESIESWFNGGLMVVLRGGDKVEVSRRQAARFKEMMSL, from the coding sequence ATGAGAGCACTGATTATTGATGATGAGAGGTTAGCCAGGAAGGAATTGACCAATCTGCTACAAGAATATCCTGAAATTGAAATAGTGGGAGAAGCAGTAAATGCGGAAGATGCTGAGGAAAAGATTCAAAGCCTTCAGCCAGACTTACTCTTTTTAGATATTCAGATGCCTGGTAAAACTGGTTTCGAGTTATTGGAAACGTTGGACTCAGTACCAGATGTTGTCTTTACGACTGCCTATGATGAGTATGCGCTGAAGGCTTTTGATTTTAATGCGCTTGACTATTTGTTAAAACCAATCGAGCCAGACAGATTGAAAGAAACCATAACTAAACTGATCAACCGCCCTAAAAAGGAAGCTGTTGCAGAAGTAGTGAGCGACCAGAAACTCGGCCCGCAAGATCGTGTTTTTGTCAAAGACGGGGATAAGTGCTGGTTTGTAAAGCTGGAGAATATCAGACTATTCGAATCAGACGGTAACTACATCAAAATCTACTTCGACAACTTTAAGCCGATGATTCATAAATCATTGAATGCGCTAGACGAAAAGCTTGACGATAGATCTTTCTTTAGAGCAAGCCGAAAACATATTATCAACCTTACCTGGGTAGAAAGCATTGAGTCTTGGTTCAATGGAGGCCTGATGGTAGTGCTTCGTGGTGGAGATAAAGTTGAGGTAAGCCGTAGACAGGCAGCAAGGTTTAAAGAGATGATGAGTCTATAA
- the radA gene encoding DNA repair protein RadA, translating to MAKVKSVYICQNCGANSAKWIGKCPSCNEWNTYVEEVVEKGDPAKTSWRDTDQPTVKQKPVNVKEIEKGAERRLVTKDAELNRVLGGGIVAGSLVLIGGEPGIGKSTLMLQVALSSAKTKVLYVSGEESQQQIKMRADRIGVQSDNCFILSETSTQNIFGQIKEMSPQVLVIDSIQTLHTNRIESAAGSVSQVRECTSELMKFAKETNTPVFLVGHITKDGSIAGPKILEHMVDTVLHFEGDRHLTYRILRTVKNRFGSTSELGIYEMQESGLRQVSNPSEILISQRAEDLTGVAIGATIEGNRPLLIEIQSLVSSATYGTPQRSTTGFDSKRLNMLLAVLEKRGGLRFSAQDVFLNVAGGIRIEEPALDLAVCASLVSSYHDVAISEKVAFAAEVGLGGEIRAVNRIESRISEAEKLGFNEIYVSKYNVKGLDLKGRDIMIKPFGKLREVFEDLLA from the coding sequence ATGGCCAAGGTAAAAAGCGTCTATATCTGTCAAAACTGTGGAGCCAATTCGGCTAAGTGGATTGGAAAATGCCCCTCCTGCAACGAATGGAATACCTATGTTGAAGAAGTCGTAGAGAAAGGAGACCCAGCCAAGACTTCATGGAGAGATACTGATCAGCCCACCGTCAAGCAGAAACCGGTTAATGTCAAAGAAATTGAAAAGGGTGCCGAACGCAGACTCGTGACTAAAGATGCTGAGTTAAATCGCGTTCTTGGAGGAGGAATTGTTGCAGGTTCGCTTGTCCTCATTGGTGGTGAACCAGGAATTGGCAAGTCCACATTAATGCTGCAGGTGGCCTTAAGTTCGGCCAAGACGAAAGTCCTTTATGTTTCTGGAGAGGAAAGCCAACAGCAAATAAAAATGCGTGCCGATCGTATCGGTGTGCAAAGCGATAATTGCTTTATTCTATCTGAGACGAGTACCCAGAACATTTTTGGCCAAATCAAGGAGATGTCGCCACAAGTTTTAGTGATTGACTCCATCCAGACCTTGCATACGAATAGAATTGAATCTGCAGCGGGCTCAGTCTCTCAGGTGAGAGAATGTACTAGCGAACTGATGAAATTTGCCAAAGAAACCAATACACCGGTATTCTTGGTGGGGCACATCACTAAAGACGGAAGTATAGCCGGACCAAAGATCCTCGAGCATATGGTCGATACCGTATTGCACTTTGAAGGCGATCGGCATTTAACCTATAGAATTCTTCGCACGGTAAAGAACCGCTTTGGTTCAACCTCTGAACTTGGCATTTATGAAATGCAAGAGTCAGGGCTGCGCCAAGTTTCCAACCCCTCAGAAATTCTGATTTCCCAAAGAGCGGAAGACTTAACCGGAGTTGCTATAGGGGCTACAATTGAAGGAAATAGGCCATTATTGATTGAAATTCAGTCTTTGGTGAGTTCTGCGACCTATGGAACACCACAAAGAAGTACAACGGGCTTTGACAGCAAGCGTTTGAATATGCTTTTGGCAGTCTTAGAAAAGCGTGGAGGCTTAAGATTTAGCGCTCAAGATGTATTTCTAAATGTGGCTGGAGGCATTCGCATTGAAGAACCTGCTCTTGACTTGGCAGTTTGCGCATCATTGGTGAGCTCTTATCATGATGTAGCCATCTCCGAGAAAGTGGCCTTTGCTGCTGAAGTAGGCTTAGGCGGAGAGATTAGGGCAGTGAATCGCATTGAGAGTCGTATTTCCGAAGCCGAGAAATTGGGTTTCAATGAAATTTACGTTTCAAAGTACAATGTTAAAGGCCTTGACCTGAAGGGCCGAGACATTATGATTAAACCTTTCGGCAAATTGCGTGAGGTTTTTGAAGACTTACTTGCTTAG
- a CDS encoding RluA family pseudouridine synthase encodes MSEELEEGDLFEHHRIVCDPGQEPYRIDKFLMDRLPNVTRNKVQQGIKDGFVKVNGNDVKPNYKVHPEDEIVVALPEPPRESELIPEDIPLNIIYEDDDLLIVNKEPGMVVHPAYNNWSGTLVNALAYHFQQLPTMEGNDGRPGLVHRIDKGTSGLLVIAKSEMAMKSLAKQFFDHSIERTYYALIWGTPEAKEGTIDVNLGRSEKDRRVTVAIEDGSRGRTAITHYKVLKELRYVSLIQCNLETGRTHQIRAHFKYLGHPLFNDATYGGDRVIKGTQFSKYKSFVDNAFKMIPRQALHAKSLGFVHPRTKKFVQFDSELPEDFQSVLTKWEEYVKYD; translated from the coding sequence ATGAGCGAAGAATTGGAAGAAGGCGATTTATTTGAGCACCATAGAATTGTCTGCGATCCGGGCCAGGAGCCTTATCGTATTGATAAGTTCTTAATGGACCGACTTCCGAATGTTACGCGCAATAAAGTACAGCAGGGAATCAAAGATGGCTTTGTAAAAGTCAATGGCAATGATGTAAAGCCGAATTATAAGGTGCATCCCGAGGATGAAATAGTGGTTGCCTTGCCAGAACCCCCAAGGGAGAGTGAGCTCATTCCGGAAGACATTCCTTTAAACATTATCTATGAAGATGATGATTTACTGATCGTCAATAAGGAACCCGGGATGGTGGTACACCCTGCCTATAATAATTGGTCAGGGACTTTGGTCAATGCACTTGCTTATCACTTTCAGCAGTTACCAACAATGGAGGGCAATGACGGAAGGCCGGGTTTGGTGCATCGTATAGACAAGGGTACTTCGGGTCTTTTGGTAATTGCAAAGTCGGAAATGGCCATGAAGAGCCTTGCGAAGCAGTTCTTCGATCACAGTATTGAGCGCACTTATTATGCCCTAATCTGGGGAACACCCGAAGCAAAAGAGGGAACCATTGATGTGAATTTAGGGAGGAGCGAAAAGGACAGACGTGTTACGGTTGCCATTGAAGATGGCTCTCGAGGAAGAACCGCCATTACCCATTACAAGGTACTTAAAGAGCTACGCTATGTTTCATTGATTCAGTGTAACCTTGAGACTGGTAGAACACATCAAATCAGAGCTCATTTCAAGTATTTAGGCCATCCGCTTTTCAATGATGCGACTTATGGTGGCGATCGGGTAATTAAAGGGACACAGTTTTCCAAGTACAAGTCTTTCGTTGACAATGCCTTTAAGATGATCCCAAGGCAGGCACTGCATGCCAAGTCCCTTGGCTTTGTACACCCAAGAACAAAGAAGTTTGTTCAGTTTGATTCCGAACTTCCTGAAGACTTTCAGAGTGTACTCACCAAATGGGAAGAGTATGTGAAATACGATTAA
- the trhA gene encoding PAQR family membrane homeostasis protein TrhA yields MSKPKLDVYTPEEEQANALTHATGIVLGLVGLLLVIIKVPVHDAARFWSCIIFCVSIILLYAASTAYHSVKAKKQKYLFKQLDHIAIYILIAGTFTPFAWGVLGSEAFGINMLLGVWLIALAGIIFKIFFTGRFEAISLLSYLAMGWLGFLMFDRISTILGSEVVNLMIYGGVCYTTGIIFYLMRRLKYHHAIWHLFVLGGTSFHYWAVLNHIVY; encoded by the coding sequence TTGAGCAAGCCCAAACTGGATGTTTACACGCCCGAAGAAGAGCAGGCAAATGCCTTAACTCATGCCACAGGCATCGTTTTGGGCCTCGTAGGATTACTGCTCGTCATAATTAAAGTACCAGTGCATGACGCTGCCCGATTTTGGAGTTGCATTATCTTCTGTGTGAGCATCATCTTGCTTTATGCCGCTTCTACCGCATACCATTCTGTAAAGGCCAAGAAACAAAAGTACTTGTTTAAGCAACTAGATCATATTGCCATCTACATCCTAATTGCTGGCACATTCACTCCTTTTGCCTGGGGAGTACTGGGAAGCGAAGCTTTCGGTATCAATATGCTCTTGGGTGTATGGCTCATTGCACTGGCAGGGATTATCTTTAAAATCTTCTTCACTGGGCGATTCGAGGCTATTTCCTTGCTCTCTTATTTAGCAATGGGTTGGCTGGGGTTCCTGATGTTTGACCGGATTTCTACAATCCTTGGCTCCGAAGTGGTCAACCTGATGATCTATGGTGGTGTATGTTATACTACGGGGATTATATTCTACTTGATGAGGCGACTCAAATATCACCATGCCATTTGGCACCTGTTTGTTCTAGGGGGTACTAGCTTTCACTATTGGGCTGTACTCAATCATATTGTCTATTAA
- a CDS encoding ion transporter, with translation MNLRKKLDIIIFGTDTPAGKAFDVGLLIAILISVLAVMLESVESIEKNFGNVFRIVEWGLTILFSLEYLTRIYITDRKRGYIFSFYGLIDLLSLLPTYLSLIFAGTQYLLVIRALRLLRVFRILKLGRFVGEGEQLARALKSSRHKITVFMATVVMLVVMMGTIMYLVEGGENGFSSIPRSVYWAIVTLTTVGYGDIAPQTILGQTIASFVMILGYAIIAVPTGIVTVELGKDKKKREQVTCENCGQKGHDSNAVFCKFCGEMLDN, from the coding sequence ATGAATCTTCGGAAAAAACTCGACATCATCATTTTTGGAACCGACACCCCTGCCGGAAAAGCATTTGATGTTGGTTTGCTGATTGCCATTTTGATCAGTGTACTAGCTGTTATGCTAGAAAGTGTCGAGTCGATTGAAAAGAATTTCGGAAATGTCTTCCGCATAGTAGAATGGGGGCTAACCATACTCTTCTCCCTTGAATATCTGACACGGATCTACATTACCGACCGGAAAAGGGGATACATTTTCAGCTTCTATGGGCTCATTGATCTGCTTTCCCTCTTGCCTACCTACTTAAGTCTCATTTTTGCAGGCACACAATATCTGCTGGTCATCCGTGCCTTAAGGCTTCTAAGAGTATTTAGGATTTTGAAGTTGGGACGTTTTGTTGGTGAAGGAGAACAACTGGCAAGAGCACTTAAGTCTAGCCGCCATAAGATTACTGTTTTCATGGCCACGGTGGTCATGCTCGTAGTGATGATGGGTACCATTATGTACCTGGTAGAAGGTGGTGAAAATGGTTTTAGCAGTATCCCTAGAAGTGTTTATTGGGCCATTGTCACGCTTACCACGGTTGGGTATGGAGATATTGCCCCCCAGACTATTCTGGGTCAAACCATAGCGTCATTCGTGATGATCCTTGGTTATGCCATCATTGCTGTGCCAACGGGTATTGTTACCGTAGAACTAGGAAAGGACAAGAAGAAAAGGGAGCAAGTCACTTGCGAAAATTGTGGTCAAAAAGGACATGATAGCAATGCCGTTTTTTGCAAGTTCTGCGGTGAAATGTTGGATAATTGA